In a genomic window of Pelecanus crispus isolate bPelCri1 chromosome 1, bPelCri1.pri, whole genome shotgun sequence:
- the CAPZA3 gene encoding F-actin-capping protein subunit alpha-3, translating to MYARQELHEPEKVSLICSLLRQSPPGEFGQVVHDLSALVQDDKLVRQEAARVGACHNKNNFTPIRIKGRTVLLTHYNDLGGNRFFDPQDKFSFEFDHLRGVTSKPQLHGVMLDEGELWREVLHKGLKAYVSCHFPVGNCCVFKKSLGKRPMFVACIEAHQYQPSDHWNSLWKSDWTFALTPFTTQVTGIFLFQIHYFKDANLHVTVSKSVTETLNVIDQSQCATDFVKFVKAEDTKFHVALLENFQALSEDIWGKNLRRKLPVTRTFMNWNKLLNDQHLNTHASNTEVPPCLLKHTI from the coding sequence ATGTACGCGAGGCAGGAGCTGCATGAGCCGGAGAAGGTGTCTCTCATTTGCAGCCTGTTGCGCCAGTCCCCTCCCGGGGAGTTCGGCCAGGTTGTCCATGATCTCTCTGCTCTAGTCCAGGATGACAAGCTGGTGAGGCAGGAGGCTGCCCGTGTGGGGGCCTGTCACAACAAGAACAACTTCACCCCCATCCGAATAAAGGGGCGCACTGTGCTGCTGACCCACTACAACGACTTAGGGGGAAACCGCTTCTTTGACCCTCAGGACAAATTCTCTTTTGAGTTTGACCACCTGCGCGGGGTAACCAGCAAACCCCAGCTCCACGGTGTGATGCTGGATGAGGGGGAGCTGTGGCGAGAGGTCCTCCACAAGGGCTTGAAGGCCTACGTGAGCTGCCACTTTCCTGTAGGGAACTGCTGTGTGTTCAAAAAAAGCCTGGGGAAGAGGCCGATGTTTGTGGCCTGCATTGAGGCTCATCAGTACCAGCCTTCAGATCACTGGAACAGCCTTTGGAAGTCAGACTGGACTTTTGCCCTGACTCCATTTACCACTCAAGTTACAGGGatctttctctttcagataCACTACTTCAAAGATGCCAACCTCCATGTAACTGTCAGCAAGTCTGTGACTGAGACCCTGAATGTGATAGACCAAAGTCAGTGTGCCACAGATTTTGTGAAATTTGTGAAAGCTGAGGACACCAAGTTTCACGTTGCCCTTCTGGAAAACTTTCAGGCGTTGTCAGAGGatatatggggaaaaaatctgcGGAGGAAACTCCCTGTTACTCGCACTTTTATGAACTGGAATAAACTGTTGAATGATCAGCATCTGAACACCCACGCCTCCAATACAGAAGTGCCTCCATGCTTACTGAAACACACTATTTGA